The Bacillota bacterium genome includes the window CTGCTATGGCTACTCCCACTCTTTCGGCGTACTCCACGATGCCGAGCAGAGATTCTTTTGCCCGCAGGTAGGCAGTTTCGTAATCAACTACCTCTGAGGACGGGTCCCACGGAACGTTCACCGCGCCGGGGACATACAGGATCGTATCTGCCCCGAGCAGCGAAGCGAACTCGAGTTGCTTTTTTGCTATCTCCTGCGCTTTCGCGCGGACGGACGGGTCCGAAGCCGTGGGCGAGTACTTCCAGTAAAGCCCAGTGGCAAGCGACGGGATTTCGAGCCCGGCCTGTTTCGCTGCCCGCGCGATTCTGGAGACGTCTTCGGTCGATGAGTCAAGTGAAAACTCGCCCGTTTCCGCAAGGCAGAGTTCGAGGCCGTCGAAGCCAGCCTCGGAGGCCAGCCTCAGGCAATTTGCAACTGCATAAGAAGCCGGAAAAGACCATTGGTTTATGCCCTTCTTCACTGCAATCCCCCCTTGCTTGGAATCAAACAGGTCGTACCCCGGGG containing:
- a CDS encoding sugar phosphate isomerase/epimerase, with the translated sequence MKKGINQWSFPASYAVANCLRLASEAGFDGLELCLAETGEFSLDSSTEDVSRIARAAKQAGLEIPSLATGLYWKYSPTASDPSVRAKAQEIAKKQLEFASLLGADTILYVPGAVNVPWDPSSEVVDYETAYLRAKESLLGIVEYAERVGVAIA